In Populus alba chromosome 9, ASM523922v2, whole genome shotgun sequence, a genomic segment contains:
- the LOC118035102 gene encoding uncharacterized protein codes for MTQKNNLFKGQQKKKIVPPNRHGKITHIRKGKRYVKPSNFTKEMDADRELSKFINNCNEIKAATAANKEGGQLSIVKPPPEPARAAKKET; via the exons ATGacacaaaaaaacaatctaTTCAAAGgccaacagaagaagaaaatagtcCCACCTAATCGCCATGGAAAAATCACTCACATCCGCAAAG GGAAGAGATATGTGAAGCCATCAAATTTTACGAAGGAGATGGATGCTGATAGG GAGCTAAGCAAGTTCATCAACAACTGTAACGAGATCAAAGCAGCTACTGCTGCAAACAAGGAAGGTGGTCAACTAAGCATTGTCAAACCACCACCAGAACCAGCAAGAGCTGcaaagaaagaaacttga